The proteins below are encoded in one region of Nostoc flagelliforme CCNUN1:
- a CDS encoding ExeA family protein — protein MLSDVMTYFGLKRTLDHVGYFETQEQTNLFKELKPQIRQGRLIALTGVVGCGKTTTLQRLQLELSSEKDIIISRCLAIDKDKVSVGVLMSALFCDLSTEKDAKPPTQPELRERKFLALIQKCRKPVVLFVDEAHDIHHGTLVKIKRLIELVRQNGCTLSVVLLGHPKLKNDLRRPSLEEIGARTNIFSLEGIRGHQVEYIKWLLSECIHDDYLPEDLITNEAIAFLAERLTTPLQIEHYLQRAFEDAYQAATKPVTLGMAEAVLTVGLNDLEPRLIRHGYTKTVLAELLNIRVSEVNSFLHAQLPPGRTQDLRDQMLKIGIPLYASEGN, from the coding sequence ATGTTGAGTGATGTCATGACTTATTTTGGACTTAAACGTACCTTAGATCATGTGGGCTATTTTGAGACCCAAGAACAGACAAATCTATTCAAAGAACTCAAACCCCAAATTAGGCAAGGTCGTTTGATTGCTCTAACAGGTGTTGTTGGTTGTGGTAAAACAACGACTTTACAACGACTGCAATTAGAATTGTCCTCCGAAAAAGACATTATTATTTCTCGTTGCCTTGCAATTGACAAAGATAAGGTCAGTGTCGGGGTTTTGATGAGTGCTTTGTTTTGCGATTTAAGTACAGAAAAGGACGCTAAACCACCGACCCAACCAGAACTCAGAGAACGAAAATTCTTAGCTTTAATTCAAAAATGCCGTAAGCCTGTAGTGCTTTTTGTGGATGAAGCTCATGACATTCATCACGGTACGTTAGTCAAAATTAAGCGTTTAATTGAATTGGTACGCCAGAATGGTTGCACTTTATCTGTAGTGCTGCTGGGACATCCCAAATTGAAAAATGATTTGCGTCGACCATCTTTGGAAGAGATTGGTGCTAGAACCAATATTTTTAGTTTAGAAGGTATTAGAGGACATCAAGTTGAGTATATAAAATGGCTGTTGAGCGAGTGTATTCACGATGATTATCTGCCTGAAGATTTGATTACCAATGAGGCAATTGCATTTTTGGCAGAACGATTGACGACTCCATTGCAAATCGAACATTATTTGCAGAGGGCTTTTGAAGACGCTTATCAAGCAGCAACGAAGCCTGTCACTCTTGGTATGGCTGAAGCTGTCTTGACTGTGGGACTTAACGATTTAGAACCTCGCTTAATACGGCATGGTTACACGAAGACAGTACTAGCTGAGTTATTAAATATACGAGTAAGCGAGGTAAATTCTTTTTTACACGCTCAGTTGCCTCCTGGTCGAACCCAAGATTTGAGAGACCAGATGTTAAAAATTGGAATTCCCTTGTATGCGTCAGAGGGAAATTAA
- a CDS encoding IS481 family transposase, producing the protein MPIDTIVDLRRRLEQLPPRSPSRRVLVQEIAQLYGISEDTVYRTLREGNVVRPVRRVDCDVPRVIPKAGLERYCEIIAAIKIRTSNRKGRHLSTVQAIRLLEEDGINTPDGHLRVPVGLLKPTTVNRYLNKWGYDRDTLLRQPPAVRFQAEYSNQCWHFDLSPSDLKHVKAPAFLEPGRGHPLLMLYSVVDDRSGFAYQEYHGVYGEDVEAALRFMFAAMSLKSETDFPFQGIPQMLYMDNGPIAKSLVFQKVMGYLGIEVRTHLPNGKDGRRVTARSKGKVERPFRTVKEMHETLYHLHEPETEAEANAWLMKFLLHYNSRPHRSEPHSRMEDWVSNLPSNGIRQMCNWERFCTFARSPERRKVGIDARVTVEGVAYEVEPDLAGETVVLWWGLFDNELYVEHGERRYGPFLPVDGPIPLHRYRSFKKTRTQKRADRIESLAKQLSLPNSVIGKGNPPEFGSSTTQLKVQPFVDPNPFQELTFSTVIAAKLAIADYLARPLAKLTPEQMAYINAVLVSTLNKQEVMKQIRDFFNPLSGTSHVE; encoded by the coding sequence ATACCAATTGATACAATCGTAGACCTACGTCGTCGCTTAGAGCAGCTACCACCGCGCAGTCCATCTCGTCGGGTATTAGTCCAAGAAATAGCTCAACTGTATGGCATTTCCGAAGATACTGTGTATCGAACACTACGAGAAGGAAATGTTGTTCGCCCAGTGCGGCGCGTTGATTGTGATGTCCCGCGTGTGATTCCTAAAGCCGGACTAGAGCGATACTGCGAAATCATTGCTGCCATTAAAATACGCACATCTAACCGCAAAGGTCGCCATTTATCTACCGTGCAAGCAATTCGCTTATTGGAAGAAGATGGCATCAACACACCAGATGGTCATCTTCGCGTTCCAGTCGGTTTGCTCAAACCAACCACCGTCAATCGTTATCTCAACAAATGGGGTTACGACCGCGATACCCTGCTGCGACAACCACCTGCTGTTCGCTTCCAGGCAGAATATAGCAATCAATGTTGGCATTTTGACCTCAGTCCATCAGACCTCAAGCACGTAAAAGCACCAGCCTTCCTAGAACCGGGACGTGGACATCCCTTGTTGATGCTTTATAGTGTCGTGGATGACCGTAGTGGTTTTGCATACCAAGAATACCACGGTGTTTACGGTGAAGATGTGGAGGCAGCACTGCGGTTTATGTTTGCCGCCATGTCACTCAAGTCGGAGACTGACTTTCCCTTTCAAGGCATTCCCCAAATGCTGTATATGGACAATGGGCCCATTGCCAAGAGCTTAGTGTTTCAAAAAGTAATGGGTTATTTGGGGATTGAAGTACGTACCCATTTACCAAATGGCAAAGATGGACGACGGGTGACAGCTCGTTCTAAGGGGAAGGTGGAACGACCGTTTCGCACTGTTAAAGAAATGCACGAAACTCTCTACCATCTGCATGAACCGGAGACCGAAGCTGAGGCAAACGCTTGGTTGATGAAGTTTTTGCTCCATTACAATAGCCGACCCCATCGCAGCGAACCCCATTCCCGGATGGAAGACTGGGTGAGCAATTTACCTAGTAACGGTATCCGTCAAATGTGTAATTGGGAACGTTTTTGTACATTTGCACGCTCCCCAGAACGCCGTAAGGTAGGCATCGATGCTCGCGTTACGGTTGAGGGGGTGGCTTATGAGGTGGAGCCAGATTTGGCTGGAGAAACTGTAGTTCTGTGGTGGGGCTTGTTCGATAACGAACTGTACGTAGAACATGGTGAACGTCGCTATGGGCCGTTTCTGCCTGTGGATGGCCCAATCCCCCTACATCGCTACCGTAGTTTTAAGAAAACACGAACACAGAAACGGGCTGACCGAATTGAATCTTTGGCTAAACAGTTGTCTTTACCGAACTCTGTGATTGGTAAAGGCAACCCGCCTGAATTCGGGAGTAGTACAACCCAACTAAAGGTGCAGCCTTTTGTAGACCCCAATCCATTTCAAGAACTGACATTCAGCACGGTGATTGCAGCCAAATTAGCGATCGCCGATTATTTGGCACGCCCATTAGCCAAACTCACCCCTGAACAAATGGCTTATATTAATGCGGTTCTGGTGTCTACTCTCAATAAGCAGGAGGTAATGAAACAAATTCGAGATTTCTTTAACCCATTATCAGGTACGAGCCATGTTGAGTGA
- a CDS encoding recombinase family protein, translated as MVIYAYLRVSSDRQDLHNQRHGILEYANIHALSPIQFIEDTVSGREKWSERGVGQLLTQTALESDVVIFSEVSRMARSTLQVLEMLECCVRRGINVHIVKLGMVLDDSMQSRITATVLGLAAEIERELIVLRTTEALAKRKAEGKTLGRPKGRQSAHLKLDTREAEIRSYLAKGMSKRSIAKLVDCSPSTLYDWLSRKHLHSRHDKLVEKS; from the coding sequence ATGGTTATTTATGCTTATTTAAGAGTCTCCAGCGATCGCCAAGACCTACACAACCAACGACATGGCATTTTGGAGTATGCCAACATACACGCTTTGAGTCCCATCCAGTTTATTGAAGACACAGTTTCTGGACGAGAGAAATGGTCGGAGCGAGGTGTAGGACAACTACTGACTCAAACTGCCCTTGAATCCGATGTAGTAATTTTCTCAGAAGTCAGTCGGATGGCACGCTCTACTCTACAAGTATTAGAAATGCTAGAGTGCTGCGTGCGCCGAGGAATTAACGTCCATATCGTAAAACTTGGTATGGTGCTAGATGATTCAATGCAAAGCCGAATCACAGCAACAGTTTTGGGCTTGGCAGCAGAAATCGAACGGGAATTGATTGTACTCAGAACAACCGAAGCATTAGCCAAACGAAAAGCTGAAGGAAAAACCTTAGGACGACCCAAAGGACGACAATCCGCACATTTAAAACTGGACACAAGGGAAGCAGAAATTCGCAGTTATTTAGCCAAAGGAATGAGCAAACGGTCAATTGCCAAACTAGTCGATTGTTCACCTTCCACCCTTTATGATTGGTTGTCACGTAAACATCTCCACTCACGCCACGACAAATTGGTGGAGAAATCATAA
- a CDS encoding transposase — MGFNTIDVLKHLRTEFPDQEVTLIWDGAPYHRAQLVNEALQVLQINLQPLPSYSPDFMPVEHLWQWLREDVTYHTCYQSAAELIERVHLFEQDIHSNPFEISDRLWVKNHLDPDEEKLRVST, encoded by the coding sequence GTGGGATTCAATACGATTGATGTTTTAAAGCATCTAAGAACTGAATTTCCAGACCAAGAGGTCACTTTAATTTGGGATGGTGCTCCCTATCATCGTGCACAATTGGTAAACGAAGCATTGCAAGTCTTACAAATAAACTTGCAACCCTTACCTAGTTACAGTCCTGATTTTATGCCTGTCGAACACCTGTGGCAGTGGTTGCGTGAAGATGTTACTTATCACACGTGCTATCAATCTGCTGCTGAACTGATTGAACGTGTTCATTTATTTGAACAAGACATTCATTCTAACCCCTTTGAAATTAGCGATCGCCTATGGGTAAAAAATCACCTTGACCCTGACGAGGAAAAACTACGGGTTTCAACGTAG
- a CDS encoding IS1634 family transposase → MRASPLNIRVQDIDHCGIVAGICDEMNLVEQINRLLGTHSQEIISAGQVVKAMILNGLGFVSAPLYLFEKFFVGKATEHLLGEGIRPEHLNDDRLGRVLDKLYEAGLTEVFVTVAICAARKFGVKMDSLHLDSSSFHVDGDYINNPTAQEAAEPGGIEITYGYSRDHRPDLKQFILDLMCSGDGDIPLYLRVGDGNESDSAMFATIIADFQRQWQIDALFVADAALYTEENLQQMKHLRWVSRVPGTLTAAKMLSENIPEQAFNDSAMPGYEIAAICSEYGGIRQRWLVVESQARKDADLKQLEKRLTKQLSKAQSELRLLLNQEFACSKDALIAAQRLSSKLPLHQLANIQVNEVKKHTGRGRPSKDASPTFYYQVDASLEPKEIAIAIETKRAGRFILATNVLDAEELSNDDILREYKAQQSTERGFRFLKDPLFFTSSVFLNSTERVAALAMVMGLCLLVYSLGQKALRQALERAKKTIDNQLGKPTSTPTLRWVFQCFMSIHLVTIAQIKQIANLTHERQWILQFFGAPCRKYYLLS, encoded by the coding sequence ATGAGAGCTTCACCACTAAATATTAGGGTACAGGATATTGACCACTGCGGCATAGTCGCAGGCATCTGTGATGAGATGAATCTAGTAGAACAAATTAACCGACTACTGGGAACTCACTCTCAAGAAATCATCAGTGCAGGTCAAGTTGTAAAAGCGATGATTTTAAACGGATTAGGGTTTGTGAGTGCGCCATTATATTTGTTTGAAAAGTTTTTCGTTGGCAAAGCTACAGAGCATCTTTTAGGAGAAGGAATACGTCCAGAACACTTAAACGATGACCGTTTGGGTCGAGTATTAGACAAATTGTATGAGGCTGGACTAACTGAAGTATTTGTGACAGTGGCGATTTGTGCAGCACGTAAATTCGGGGTCAAAATGGACAGCCTGCACCTCGATTCAAGTTCATTTCACGTTGATGGTGATTACATAAACAACCCAACAGCACAGGAGGCGGCGGAACCAGGAGGAATCGAAATTACCTATGGCTATTCAAGAGATCACCGCCCAGACTTGAAACAATTTATTTTAGACCTGATGTGCAGTGGGGATGGAGACATCCCGCTATACCTAAGAGTTGGAGACGGTAATGAATCGGACTCAGCGATGTTTGCTACCATAATCGCTGATTTTCAAAGGCAGTGGCAGATAGATGCTTTGTTTGTTGCAGATGCGGCCCTTTACACTGAAGAAAATTTGCAACAAATGAAACATCTTCGTTGGGTATCGAGAGTACCAGGCACCCTAACTGCGGCAAAAATGCTGTCAGAGAATATCCCAGAACAAGCATTCAATGACAGTGCAATGCCTGGGTATGAGATCGCAGCAATTTGTAGTGAGTATGGTGGTATACGACAACGTTGGTTGGTAGTTGAAAGTCAAGCGAGAAAAGATGCCGACCTCAAGCAGCTGGAAAAACGTTTAACTAAGCAATTATCAAAAGCCCAATCTGAACTGAGGCTGTTGTTAAACCAGGAATTTGCTTGCTCAAAAGATGCTCTGATTGCTGCACAACGCCTCAGCTCTAAGTTGCCCTTACACCAACTGGCTAATATCCAGGTGAATGAGGTAAAAAAACATACTGGACGTGGTAGACCCAGTAAGGATGCTTCCCCCACCTTTTACTACCAAGTTGATGCTTCACTTGAACCCAAGGAAATAGCGATCGCCATCGAAACCAAACGAGCCGGAAGATTTATTTTAGCCACCAATGTCCTTGATGCCGAAGAACTGAGCAATGACGATATTTTACGTGAATATAAGGCACAGCAGTCTACTGAGCGTGGTTTCCGATTTCTCAAAGACCCTTTATTTTTTACTTCAAGTGTGTTCCTCAACTCGACTGAGAGAGTCGCCGCACTAGCAATGGTTATGGGTTTGTGCCTGCTTGTTTATAGTCTTGGTCAAAAAGCTCTACGTCAAGCTTTGGAACGGGCAAAAAAAACTATTGATAATCAATTGGGTAAACCAACTTCTACTCCAACCTTACGTTGGGTGTTCCAATGTTTTATGTCCATTCATTTGGTTACGATCGCCCAAATAAAGCAAATTGCCAACTTAACCCATGAAAGGCAATGGATTCTCCAGTTTTTTGGTGCTCCTTGTCGAAAATATTATCTTCTTTCTTAA
- a CDS encoding winged helix-turn-helix domain-containing protein — protein MGTSLQSLRYKSTVISAYRWSSPFFPSEVKSAIDSEIRQALEFAATPPQQRQQTITQKPRWTLKRLAAWIDKQFNLKCCRESIRKTLKNLGFSWKKARKLLNKANSKKRREFLEKLKGLLDDALHNGHLLIFIDEAHIHLDSDEGYGWSVKGERFWVSSNSPGRAKVSFYGIYVYNYAKVKIFPYLKADQFNPHSAG, from the coding sequence GTGGGTACATCGTTACAATCTCTCAGGTATAAAAGCACTGTTATATCAGCGTACAGGTGGTCATCCCCCTTTTTTCCCTCAGAAGTAAAGTCAGCAATTGATTCTGAGATTCGTCAAGCTCTTGAGTTTGCAGCAACACCACCCCAACAAAGACAACAGACAATAACGCAAAAGCCTCGTTGGACATTGAAGCGTTTAGCGGCTTGGATTGACAAACAGTTCAATCTCAAATGTTGCCGAGAGTCAATACGTAAGACTCTCAAGAACTTAGGGTTTTCGTGGAAAAAAGCACGTAAACTTTTAAATAAAGCTAACAGTAAAAAACGTAGAGAGTTTCTAGAAAAACTCAAGGGTTTGCTTGATGATGCTCTCCATAATGGTCATTTGCTAATTTTTATCGACGAGGCACATATTCATCTTGATAGCGATGAAGGCTATGGTTGGTCAGTTAAAGGTGAGCGTTTTTGGGTCAGTTCCAACTCTCCAGGAAGAGCCAAGGTTTCCTTTTATGGGATCTATGTTTATAACTATGCCAAAGTCAAAATTTTTCCTTACCTGAAAGCTGACCAATTCAACCCACATTCCGCAGGTTAG
- a CDS encoding helix-turn-helix domain-containing protein: MLRVECDRWNESASKLREEALKANHARTRERLMALYEICNGKSATKVGRETGRNPQTVMEWVHRYNLSGIKALLYQRTGGHPPFFPQK, encoded by the coding sequence ATGCTCAGAGTAGAATGCGATCGCTGGAATGAAAGTGCCTCAAAATTGAGAGAAGAAGCATTAAAAGCGAATCATGCTCGTACTCGCGAGCGTTTAATGGCACTGTACGAAATATGTAACGGAAAAAGTGCGACAAAGGTAGGCAGAGAAACAGGGCGTAACCCTCAGACAGTAATGGAGTGGGTACATCGTTACAATCTCTCAGGTATAAAAGCACTGTTATATCAGCGTACAGGTGGTCATCCCCCTTTTTTCCCTCAGAAGTAA